Proteins encoded within one genomic window of Flavobacteriales bacterium:
- a CDS encoding MMPL family transporter, producing LILHPVPSIAAVPHENNWWRKMLPRLLLFIFKRRNALLISSGLLILLSFIGISQMRINNFLLEDLKEGNELKQHFRFFETEFSGVRPFELALQKNTGSDSLPITIGELQQIEKIENYLHQEYGAGFLFSPLSIVKTVNRSLHGGDFSAYAIPSSNEELLEIYSLLEKMKSKNAFDRVVADQGKLIRISGKSADLGSFVYKEKDAAFHSFFKEQIDTTLFSYRITGTATLIDKNNGQVARGLVYGLLLSFLVIALIVGLMYKSLSMTIIALIPNIIPLLLVAGIMGILGVDLKVSTSMIFTISFGIAVDDTIHFISKLRLELAAGKSVFYAVKRTFLTTGRAIILTTIILSGGFLTLVFSDFLGTFYLGLLIALTLIFAVLADLFLLPVLVVYFYKRK from the coding sequence TACTGATTAGTTCAGGCTTGCTCATTCTGCTTTCGTTCATCGGGATTTCTCAAATGCGTATCAATAATTTTCTGCTGGAAGATTTAAAGGAGGGTAATGAACTCAAGCAGCATTTCCGTTTTTTCGAAACAGAATTCTCGGGTGTTCGTCCCTTCGAATTAGCCTTGCAGAAAAACACCGGATCCGATTCGCTACCGATTACCATTGGCGAATTGCAGCAAATCGAAAAAATTGAAAATTATTTGCATCAGGAATATGGAGCAGGCTTTTTATTCTCGCCGCTCAGCATTGTAAAAACGGTAAACCGTTCCCTGCACGGTGGCGATTTTAGTGCTTATGCCATCCCGTCTTCCAATGAAGAATTGCTCGAAATTTATTCCCTGCTCGAAAAGATGAAAAGCAAAAATGCCTTCGATCGCGTAGTGGCCGATCAGGGAAAACTCATTCGCATTTCAGGGAAAAGCGCTGATTTGGGTAGCTTTGTTTACAAGGAAAAAGATGCGGCATTCCATTCCTTTTTTAAAGAGCAAATCGATACCACTTTGTTCAGCTATCGCATTACGGGAACAGCTACTTTAATTGATAAAAACAACGGACAAGTAGCACGTGGTTTAGTTTATGGTTTGCTGCTTTCTTTTTTAGTGATTGCGCTGATTGTGGGCCTCATGTACAAATCATTATCCATGACCATCATCGCTTTAATTCCCAATATTATTCCGCTGCTTTTGGTGGCCGGCATTATGGGAATTTTGGGAGTAGATTTAAAAGTTTCTACTTCCATGATCTTTACCATTTCCTTTGGAATAGCGGTGGATGATACCATTCACTTCATTTCGAAATTGCGATTGGAGCTGGCTGCAGGTAAATCGGTGTTCTATGCCGTAAAACGAACCTTCTTAACAACGGGAAGAGCGATTATTTTGACCACCATTATTTTGTCGGGCGGATTTTTAACGCTGGTTTTTTCCGATTTTCTGGGGACATTCTACCTCGGTTTACTCATCGCGCTCACGCTGATTTTCGCTGTGCTGGCCGACTTGTTTTTGTTACCGGTGTTGGTTGTGTATTTCTACAAACGGAAATAA
- a CDS encoding PAS domain-containing protein — translation MEITDDKSFQAALRVLGRPVFYETGGGIEFVSENIFDLTGYSPDQFNLNRDFFPGHMHPQDYIEVNHTLVMWHKQNEQEPVVTMFRFNVENRGYIWLEDHLVSVTENGKKYMRGLMIDIDQERKDENSLYEEKFRFDQHHAGIPIKDRLPLILEQLEQINEIRRQRRLLVLSVFDYMQKNGFAFRNL, via the coding sequence TTGGAAATTACCGACGACAAATCGTTTCAGGCAGCCCTCCGCGTGTTGGGTCGACCCGTTTTTTACGAAACCGGGGGTGGAATTGAATTTGTGTCGGAGAACATTTTTGATCTCACCGGTTATTCGCCCGATCAGTTTAATCTGAACCGCGATTTTTTTCCCGGCCACATGCATCCGCAGGATTATATCGAAGTAAATCACACCCTTGTGATGTGGCACAAACAAAACGAGCAGGAGCCGGTGGTAACCATGTTTCGTTTTAATGTGGAAAACCGCGGATACATCTGGCTCGAAGATCACCTTGTTTCAGTAACGGAAAACGGAAAAAAATATATGCGGGGATTAATGATCGATATCGATCAGGAGCGCAAGGATGAAAATAGTTTATACGAAGAAAAATTCCGTTTCGATCAGCATCATGCCGGTATTCCCATTAAAGATCGTTTGCCTCTGATTTTGGAACAGCTGGAACAAATCAATGAAATCCGCCGGCAGCGTCGCCTTTTGGTGTTGTCGGTTTTCGATTACATGCAAAAAAACGGATTCGCTTTCCGTAATCTCTGA